The DNA sequence CCGTTCGAATCAGTTAGTCGTTCGGTTGTCTCGATGACACCCGCTTCGAACCGAGTGCACCGGTGAGGACACCAACCAGCAACAGACAGACGACCGTTCCGGCGAGGACGGTGATGTCGCTGTCGGCGACGAGCCATTTTCCGAGTTCCGCGACCAGTCCGTCGCCCCCGACGAACAACGCGGACCCTCCCGCGAGAATCACGAGCGATATGGCGGCGGTGAGCAGTCCGTGAACCCCACCGCGAACCGAATTACCCCCGGCGAATTTCCCCGTGACGTAGCTACCGACCGGAAACGCCAGCGTGCTGGCCAGGGCCGCCGCGCCGAACAGCGTGTCGAACACGCCGACGAGCACGAGGAGCGCGGGAACGAGATGTGCTCCCAGCGTGATGATCAGTCCGACTGCGACCGCCCCGCCGTCGATTCGGGACGGTGCCGACGGCCGACTCTTCGCCCGGCGAACCCTGGTCAACGGCGGGTCGTCGTCGCTCATTCGTCATCCCCCCGTTCGATGGTCGGTTCCGTCCATACTATCGAATCGTTCGCTATCCCTCAAAAACGCTTGGCTCCGGAGATTACGCCGATTTCGCGTCCGTCAGTCGTTTGAACTGGTCGTCGGTGAGCGACACCTCGGTCGCGGCGAGGTTCTCGTCCAACTGTTCGACGGTTCGTGCGCCGATGATGGGTGCGGTGACGGCGTCGTGTTCGAGCAACCACGCGAGGCTGACCTTCGCGGGCGTCGTCCCGATTTCGTCGGCCACTTCTTCGACGACGTCCAGCACGTCGAAGTTCTCCTCGGTGAGGTAACTGTCACGGAACTGCTGGTCGGTCGCACCGCGGGTGCCCGCCGCCGGTTCCTCGTCGCGTTCGTACTTGCCGGTCAGGAAGCCACCGGCCAGTGGCGACCACGGAATGATACCCATGTCGTACTCCTCGCACATCGGGATGTAGTTCGGTTCGGTTTCCCGGTTGACGAGGTTGTAGCGGGGCTGTGCGAGGCGGAACGGCTCGTACTCCATCTCGTTGGCCTTGACGACCTTCCACGCGTTGGGTTCGAGCGTCGAGGTGCCGAGATAGTTCACTTTCCCGTCGCGGACGAAGCCATCGAGCGTCCGCATGAACTCGTCCGCGGGCGTGTCGTCGTCCCAACGGTGGATGTAGAGCAGGTCGACGTAGTCGGTGCCGAGGCGGTCCAGAATGAGGTCCATCTGTCGTCGCAGGTGCTTCCGGGAGAGACCGCGGCCGTTCGGGTCGTCCTTCCGGGTCGGCCAGTATATCTTGGACGCGATGACGAAGTCCTCGCGGTCGCGGTCGGCGAGCCAGTTGCCGATGTATCGCTCGCTTTCCCCGTTGCCGTACATGTCGGCGGTGTCGATGAAGTTCCCGCCCGCGTCGGCGTAAGCGTCGAGCAGTTCGTGAGCACGGTCCTCGTCGATTTCGACCTCGCCTTCGTCGTTTTCGTGACCGAATCGCCACGTTCCAAACGCGATTTCGCTTACTTTCGTTCCGGTGTTCCCTAGCGATACGGTTTCTAGCTCCATATCGCATCGTATTCGTGCGTGACGGTTAAATCGAGCGAAGGAAGGCGGCTAGCCGAGCAGAACGGCAGGGACCGGAGGGCGACAGCGGGGACCGGAGGGCGACGACGGGGACCGAAGAGCGACAGCGGGGACTCGAATGGGGCGGACGAGTGGTCTGTTACTTCCGTCCGTACGCGTGTCCGATGAGGAGGGAGACGACGTTACAGCCAAGCAGGCATAAGAAGGCGGTCATCTCTGCGTCAGAGAGACCATTCAGGAGTAAAACGAAATAGCAGAACGGAAAGACGACTGCCGACCAGAAGCCAACGAACTGGATCGGCGTCGTCAGCGAATGCTCGTTGAATCGCGCGTGCAGTGCGGTGAGTTTCCGGCGGCCGACGGCGAACGACTCGCCATCGTCCTTGTAGGTTGTTCCCGACATGGTAGCACACCCGTGCCCGGCTAAATCGTAGACGAGATACCCCTTATAACGGGCAGAGCGTTAGGATGGATTCACACCGTTTACCGTTGATGAACGGACCTGTCTATTCCCCTCTAACTCCCTCCAATCGTCCTATTTGATTTAAAATCGTTTTTGAACCGGTCTGAGAAACCGCGTTTTTGTGAAGGACCGTATCAGTGGACAGGTTTGCATCAGGGTTCAGATGAACGCTAGCGGGAGCATCAACAGAACGCCGAGGGTGAGCCCTGAAACCAGTTCGCGGTGTCCATCCCCCGGTAGGCTCTGCCCGACTTCGAGCGCTTCGGGGATGAACTCCGAGAGGACGAGGTAAATCATGGCACCCGCGGCGAATCCGAAACCCATCGGAAGGAACCCGCGTGCGCTACGCACGAAGTAGAAGGCGATGACCGCACCGATCGGTTGCGGAAGGCTGGAAAAGACCGACCACCAGACCATCCGCCACTTTCCCACGCCCATCGCGTTGAGCGGGATGGAAATGGCGACCCCCTCCGGGATGTTGTGAATCGAGATGGCAGCGGTCATGAAGATGGCGAGCAGGGGGATCACGAATCCGTCGAAGTGGTAGCCGCCTTGGAATCCGAGGTCCGCGAACGAGACGCCGATGGCGACACCTTCCGGAAAACTGTGGACGGTGAGAACGCCGAGGATGAGGACGAGTTTCTTGAAATCCGCCTCTTCGTACTTCTTCGGGTTCACGTCCGCTCCGGAGATTACGTAGTCGCTGACGACGACGAGTGCGACGCCGACCAGTAATCCGATGACGACGCCCTGTACGCTGCCGCCGTTTGCACTCGATAACCCTTCGGAGATAAGCCCGAAGACGGATGCCGAGACCATGATTCCCGATGCGAGTCCCCAAAGGACGACGTTCCAGCGGTCGTTCACCTCTCGGACGAGAAAGAACGGGAGCGCACCGATCCCGGTCGCCAGTGCCGTGATCAAGCCCGCGATGAACACCAACGTCAGATTCGCAAAGAGATCCATACTTCGGGTAGGTACTCGATGCGGTTAATAGTTATCATCCTAGTTACCATTTTTTGGTGGGCCTAAACTCTATCGGGCTATTGTGGGAACAACAGTTTAAGAATAGGAAAAATTACTTTCGTCATTCTCGGATATGTCTCGTCAAGCGAAGTTCCTCGGAGGCAAAAAACGAGTGACCGACGACGAGAATCGATGGCGAACCGATGGCGAACCGTCGGAAGATATCCGGAGTATCGAGACGAAGCCGGGAAAATAGAATGTCGGGGAGTGGGGGCGTAGATTCAGGGCGTGAAACCGGGGGGTGTTGGCACGGGGTTGGTGTCCCGATGCAGGGGACACGGGCGATTCGTGTTCGTCGTCCTCAATCGCTCTTGTAGCCGTGGCCGACGAGCATCGCGACGAGGTTGAGCACGAGGAGCGGGCCGAGCGCGTCGATGGAGGGGGCGAAGCGGCTCCCGTAGAGCAGGGGGAGGTATCCGAACGGAAGCGCGACCGCCGACCAGAAGCCGACGAATTGGACCGGGGTGAGGAGTTTTTTCACCGCCGTCCCGACGCCGCGCTGGTCGGGGAATTCGAAGTTCGATGCGCGTTCGTTCCGTAGCGTTGGAGGACTGGACATGATTTCTCCGGGATGTATTTCTCTCTATGACTGGAGGGGACATATAACAGGTCGAGAGTAAACAGAAATTCACGACATTTCACCCGCCTCTGTCGATTTAGCGACGTTTCATAACGGCTTCAAAATTCCTTAGACCTTTTAATATTCGATTAGAACCCATATCATCGATCTGGTAGTGTATGGATCAGTTATTGACATTCTCGGCTATCTTGACTGATTCATTCTGTGTCGGATCGAATTACATTTCTTCCCGATTGGTCGCGTACTGATCATTGGTCGCTCTCCGCGCCGTTCCAAAATCGGATCCCATTCGGGCGGCGGAGGAGGGACGGGAGAATCGTGGTCGATCGCTTCGTTACCGTTCGAAGTTCGGGAGCATCTCCACCCGATGGCCGTCCTCCCGTCGTGTCTCGTACGTGTTCGTTGCCCACTCGATCAAATCAGTACTTTCGCCGTCGAGACACGCCCGTACGTTTCCGAGGTCGTCGAACACGCACACCAGAACCCGTTCGCCGTCGAGGATCAACACACCGAACGGGAGTTCCCCCGCGACGCTGTGGAGGTCGAAGTCATCGATCGATTCGGCGGGTTTCAGTTCCGTGGAGCGCTCCATGGACGATCTGAGGCTCTCTTCGGAGACGACGAGTTCCGTTCGTGCCCCGTTATCGAGGAGTTGCCGACCGGCGTCGGCGAACAGGGGACTCATTATGGGCGTGAGTCCGCGAACCCGCTCGATCGATGGCGTCGTGAGCACGTCGATGAGGTACGTGATCGTTCGATACGGATCGCTTTTCGTCGACGCGACCATCGTCGCATACGTCGTCGCGTGTATCGGAAACGGGTCTTCGGTGTCGCCGAGGTGCGTGAGAAACTCGTCGTACTCTTCGACCCACTCTATCGTTCGGATCAATTCCTCGTACGCGCCCAAAACGAGTTCACCCGCTTCTGTAAGCCGGTATGCGCCATCGACACGCCGAATCCAGCCATAATCGGTGAACGTTCGGAGGGTTCGGTGCACGGTCGAACGCGACATCGAAAGGGTGTCCGAGAGCGCCCCGACCGTTTCCCCATCCTCCTCGCGAAGCGCCTTGACGAGGCGGATTCGGTTCGACGAACTGGTGAGAAACGCGGCGGATTCGTACGACGTCATCCGTTTTCGAGACCCGTTCCTGCCGAGTAGTCCGTAGTGAGACCCGCCACTTGCTGCTGTTCGTTCCATGCCGCGTGTCGCATCCATCGACTGTGTGTGTCACGGTCCGCATCGCGTCTCAGATATCGAATTGATTGCATCGTCTGAAGTTTTATTCATTACATAGATATATATTAATTATGTGTGGACATCGTTATGTGCTACACAAAAAACGGAAAATAATGGCACTCGCACTCGTTTGGGTGCTTCTGATTTCATGCAGTGCGCCGTTCGCCGGTGCCGCTGCAAGCGCACAGACCGAAAAAACGACCACGACTCTCGATACCCGGGGGACGTCGGTGGCCGATACGTCCGCCGCACCGATCGATCCGGCGCTGACCAAAGCCTCCGGAACGGTGACGGTCGTCGTGAGAATGGAGGAAGCGAATCCTTCGGTAAGCGCCGACCGTGCCGCCGCGATCGACACGCTCCGAACCCACGCGGAACGGAGCCAACGTCCGGTTCTCTCGTACGCGAAGCGACACCCGGACAGCGTGACAGTTCTCAACCGACTGTGGATCACCAACGCCGTCGTCCTTCGCGTCGACAAGAGTACCGTCGACCTGAAGAAGATCGCAATGATCGACGGCGTCACACAGTTACACGAGAACTTCGAACTCACGCTCCCGAAACCCGTCGATTCCAGCGCGGACGACACACCGGTTGGGATGTACGGCGCGAACGCGTCCGACTCCGCCGAGTCGAGCGAGTACAACACCACCTACGGTCTCGACCAGATCAACGCGACGGACGTTTGGGACGCCTACGGCACGAAAGGTACCGGCGTCAAGGTCGCGGTGCTGGACACCGGCGTTGACGTGGACCACCCGGACATCGACCTGTACACCGAAAACGAAAGCGACCCGACCTATCCCGGCGGATGGGCCGAGTTCGACAGCGACGGAAACCGCGTGCAGGGAAGCGTCCCGCACGACACCGACACGCACGGGACCCACACGAGCGGCACCGTCTCCGGCGGAAGCGCCAGCGGCGAATACATCGGCGTCGCCCCGAACGTCAGCCTCATGCACGGCCTCATCCTGCCCAGCGGGAGCGGGTCCTTTACCCAAGTCGCTGCGGGAATGCAGTGGGCGGTCGAACAGGACGCCGACGTCATCAGCATGAGTCTCGGCGCGACCGGGTACTACAGCCAGATGATCGACCCCGTTCGGAACGCCGAAGCGGCGGGTACCATCGTCGTCGCCGCTGCCGGAAACAGCGGCGAAGGGACGAGCGGGTCGCCCGGCAACGTGTACGAATCGTTCGCCATCGGCGCGTCGAACGAGAACCGCGGCATCGCGTCGTTTTCGAGCGGAGAGGAAGTCGATACCGCGAACGACTGGGGAAGCGACGCACCGGATTCGTGGCCGGATTCGTACGTCGTCCCCGACGTTTCCGCACCCGGAGTCGACGTGAAAAGCTCCGTCCCCGGTGGCGGCTATGCGGAGTACTCTGGAACCTCGATGGCGACGCCACACACCGCCGGTGCGGTGGCGTTGATGATCGCCGCGGCGGGCGGTGACCTCCAACCGTCTCGGATTCGGTCCGCCTTCCGAGAGACGGCGACCAAACCCGAAAGCTGCTCCCCGAGTTGTTCGCCGCGCGACGGGAACGACACCCGGTACGGTGCGGGTATCATCGACGTGAAGGCGGCGAGCGACCTCGTCGCACTCGAAAGCGGCATTACCGGAACGGTGACCAACCAAAGCGGAGCGCCCATCGCGGGGGCGTCCGTCTCCCTCGGAAACGGCCACTCGACCGTGACGAACGCGTCGGGCGGCTACACGCTCCTGGAGGAACCGGGGACGTACGACGTCACGGTCGATGCGTTCGGGTACCAACCCACGACTGCGACGGTCGATGTCGAAAACGAGACGTTCACCGATCACGACGTCTCGCTGTCACCGGCACTCGGCGTTCGCCTCCTCGACGGCCAGTCTGACGCGGTCGAAGGCGGGGATTCCGTCACCGTCACCGCCGCCGTCCGGAATCTGGACACGTACACCGCCGACCTCACCGGCGACTACGACACGGCCAACGCGACGCTGCTCGTCAACGGCGAGGAGCACCCGTTCGGCCAAGCCATCGACATGGACGGCTACTCCGGCGAACTCAACGTGACGGTTCGGACGAAATCCGGCACCCACGGCTCGTTTTCGCTCGCCCACACCTTCGAAGGGATGGGTGACAGCGTCGAGAAAACGACCGGCCCGACGAACGTCTTCGAGGAGTTCACGACCATCGCCGTGGTCGATTCGGACGAGGGCTACGGCGACCAAACCGCGGCCGCCCTCGATGCGTCGCTTCCCGCGAACTACCAGGTGACGGTCGTACAGGACGAGAACGCGATGGACGCCGTCGGCGAGTACGACTCGTTCGTCATGCAGGACTTCGACCCCGCGCAACTCGACGCACAAGCGTTCGTCGATGCGACGAACAGTCCGAGTACGGGTGTCGTCTGGCTCGAACAGTGGGGTGACGCGAGCGACACCGTCACGTCCCGGTCCGCCGCCGTGGGTGACCCGGCGAGTACGGACGACGAAGGGTTCGGTGCCGGAAACCCCTACTTCACCATCACGAAGTCGAGTCCCCTGTTCGAAGGTGTCGGGTCGGTCGGCGACAACGTCACCGTTCACACCGGAAGTTGGGGCGACCACGCGTGGTACAGCGGCTACAGCGGCACCACCGTCGCCACGGTCGGCGACGACGACGGCACCAAAGGGTCCGCCATCGGCGTGGACCGACAGACCGGAACCGTGCTCGCGTCGTCTCTCGGTCGAACCTCCTACGTGGGGAACGACGACTACACCGAAGAAGCGGACCTGATCCTGGCGAACGCCGTGCAGTACGTGAGTACCGCCCCGGCGGTCGTCGTGAAATCCGGACAGCCACGGCACGTGAACCCCGGCGAGGAGGTGCAGGTGAACCTGTCCGTGAACCAACTCCGCGATATCGAGGTCGATCTGAGCGAGAACTCTACGCTCTCGGAGGACGACCTCTCCCTCTACATCGACGGTTGGGGACCGCTCCCGTTCGGCCTCCCCATCCTCGAACGGCCGCCGGAAACGACCGACGACTACACCATCACCGTCGTACCGGACGAGGACGCGGTCGGTTCGTTCTCGCTCGAAACGACGGCGACGGCGGGCCCGACGCGGAGCGGGTTACGCTCCGAACCGGACCGACCGCCGTCTACGACGCGCCGATAAACGTCCCCGGCGACGTGAAGTCGCTGCAGGAAGCCGTGGACCTCGCGCCCCCGGGCGCTGAAATCGTCGTCGGAAACGGCACGTTCGCCGAACAGGTGGACGTGGACACGCCCAACGTCACCATCCGCGCCGCCGACGGTGCCAGTCCAGTCCTCACGGCGCCCGAGAACGCGACGGGAAGCGTTCTCACCGTCTCCGCACCCGACGTGACCCTCGACGGCTTCACGGTGGACGCGGGCGGACGGACGACCGGTCTCACCGTCGATGGTGCCGACGATGCGACCATCGACGACGTCACGGTTCGTAACGCGACGACCGGAATCGCGCTCGATGCCGCGAACGGCGCAGTCGTCGACGGCAACGCAGTCCGGAACGCGGCCGTCGGCATCGACGCGAACGCACCCGGTGCATCCGTCACCGACAACACCGTCGAGGACGTGACCACCGGTCTCAGGTTCGGCACCGCGAACGCGACCGACGTGCGGCAGAACGACGTTTCGGCGGAGACCGGCGTGCTCGTGGACGGCGCGGACGCCGACGCCGTCTCGCTTCGATTCAACGACCTCGAAGCGACGGACGTCGCGGTCGAATCGACGGTGGACGAGACGTTCGACGCGCGACTGAACTACTTCGGCGACCGCGGTCCGGCGAACACGACGTTCACCGGCGACGTGGCCCACGAACCGTTCCTGACCGCACACCCCGAGAACGTGAACACCGACTCGCCGACGAAAATCGGTGTCGACCTCGACATGCCCGCGACCGCGGGTAACGGGCAGGCGACCTACTACACGGTCGGCATTCCCGGCCCGACGGACCAGACCGTCGGCGACATCTTGGGTCCGTTCGACGGAACGGTCTACGGCTACGACGCTGGATCGAGTCAGTGGGAGCAACTGACGGACGACTCGTCCGTCGATGCGCTCGATGCGCTGTTGGTCGCGACGACGAGCGACGCTCGCGCCATGCTGACCTTCCAGCACACGCAGGGACCGCCGTCCCCGCCGGGACAGGCGACCCTCGGTGAAGGCTGGAACTTCGTCGCGGCACCGCAGTACGCCGGAGCGGACGACGCGTTCGGCGTCTCCTCCGGCGACCCGTCGCTCGTGCAGGAGTACGCGACGCAACCGAACGGGCAACTCGGTCCACGCAGCGAACTGACCGGGACCTACGAACTCGGAAGCGACGAACCCGGCCCGAATGTGAGCGCGTTCACGGGTTACTACGTCTACTCGGAGTCCGCTGGAACGCTCCCGACGTATCTCACGAGCGATCCGACGATGCAGGAACTGTACGACGGGCTGAACATCGCGACCGACGACCGCGGACTCCCGATCAGTGACGCCTCGGTGACGACGATGCGAACCGTCTCACCCGAGGACGTTACCGTCGATTCGAAGGCGAACGCCGAACCGCTCCCTTCGCTCCCGGCGACGTTCTACGGGACCGTCACCGTCGACGGCGAACCGGTACCCGCCGGAACGACCGTCACGGTCAAAGTCGGCGGCGAGAAGCGCGGTACGTTCACGGTCGGCGAGAACGGTAAACTCGGGGTCGCGAGCGGAACGGCGAAGAAACTCGTCGTGGCCGGAACGAAGGACGACGCGGGTGCTCCCGTGACGTTCTCCGTGGACGGCACGACGGCGACCACCGATTCGAAAGTCACGTGGCATCAGGGACAGGTCGAATCGGTTCACCTCTCGGTCAAGTCGGGCACGTCGTCGCGAACGAGCGACGATTCGAAGGCGTCGTCCGACGAGAAACAGCAATCGAAGGAACGCCACCCACTGCTCGCATAATCGCCATCCTCGGCGGTTTTCACGACGGCCGATGACGACCGGTTGACGAACAGTGAACCGTTCCGTCCTCTTTTTCTATCGACGCTACCGCTCGATCCTTCGTTCGATGAGTTCCCCTGCCGGACCCGGACTTCACGACTTCGCTACCACGGTCCGCGTGAAAAAACGAACAAAACCGTGCGTTCTCAGAAAATCGTCCGTTCTCGGCCGTCGTTAGCAGTCGTCCGTGTCACCGCTGTTCGAGTCGTTCGACGATGTGCTGATGTCGGAATCCGACCCGCTGGAACTGTCACTGGTGGTGGTGTCGCTCGATCCGCCGGAAGTCTCGTCGCTCGTCGTGGTCGTCTCGTTACCGTCGTCGGTAGTGGTCGCCGTTGTCCCGTCGGTATCGTCAGTCGTGGTCGTTTCGTCGCTCGTCGTGGTCGTCTCTTTCGTCGTGGTCTCTTCGCTCGTTGTCGTGGTGTCCTCCTCCGTCGTCGTGGTGCTTTCGTCCGTGGTCGATGTCTCGTCGGTCGTCGTCGAGGTGTCGTCGCCACCGCCGGAACCACCGGAACCGCCACCGAACATGTCGTCCTCGCTGTTTGCGACCTCGTTGCCGTTGGAATCGAGGAGTGCAATCACGTCGCTGCGATTCCGCTCGATGACCCGTTCGTCGAACGACGGTTGAACGACGACGTCGGCGTCGTCGACCGATACCGCACCGGAGGCAATTTTGATTATCCCACCGGACCCGACCGTCGTCCCACTTGGAATCGTGCCGGTCTGGTCCACGCTGTCGTTTCCGTATTCGAAGTCGACGGTCCACCCGGAGAGATCGACCGATCCACTGCTATCGTTGTAGAAGGTGATGGTATCCTCGGTTGCCGATACGTTCAGCACCTTGAACGCCGGTGTCCCGTCCTGCTGTCCGAACGCTTGTGTTGCACCGCCGCCGATCGCGAGTGTCGCTCCTATCCCAGCAAGAACTGTTCTTCGAGTGGGTTCCATGATACATTCGCACCAACACAGATTATACACTTAACATGATTTGGTCACTGAAGTTCATATCTACGGGAATATAATTTAGGGATGAGTTGACAACTTTAGCGATAAATTCCTAAAATTGAGCTCATTCCATTGAGTCACTAACGGTGTCGTCCGGCGATATTGGGGTGGTATCGCGGATGGACATTTCGAATCAGAAACTAGACAATATTCTTCCAGGAATCTATTTTTGGATCGTGATGGGAAATAAAATCACGACAGATCGCCGTTATGTGGTTCGCTCAAGAAGGCGGCGTTTCGTGTCGAAAGAACCCGATGTACTAGCCGTTCGACACCATTACACGACCGACCACACCTTCGGCTACGAAGGAGTAGTTTTTCGTAAGAATACGATGCCCGGGGAGGGCACGGAACACGAAGTTCCGAATCCCACTTTAATAGTATAAGTCAGCACCCGATTTTGGCCTCGATCCGTCATCGGTCGTCCTCCGAGTAGTACGCGCCACCAGAAGCACCGCCGTTTGGGAGATGATCGGGACGGTTAGGGCAACCATAACGGTGACCCACTTCGAGATTTTCTGGGGTACGGGTACAGCGAGCCCGGCAGGTCGAACAGCGGAACTCATTCTCATGTTCAACTGAACGCGCGTACGAGGCGAGCAGTTTCTCGGTGGACATCACCCCATCACCTCCTGGGCGAGTTCCAGTTCGCGTTTGACCTGCTCGATGTCGGGATCGCTTCCGCAGTGCATGAGTGCCGTAAGTGCACAGGCGCGTGCAAACTCATCGTCACAGTGACGGAGGATACTCACCAACGTATCCTGATTCTCCTTTAACCAGCGCCGCGCGTCTTGGGGTGTATCGAATCGGCTCATCGGGAATCACCTCCCACCCGAGACTCGAGATTCACTTTCGATTCGGTAGCAACTCTTAGGTATGTGTCGTGTTTCTGTCTGCATGCTTCTCTCGCAAGGGAAGTGCGGTCTCGGTGCTTCACCACCGAGGTTTTGTCATGAGTGCACTCCGATATGTCTCTTTGAGTACCTTCGTTATCAAACCGTGCCTTACGTCCAGTGAAAGTGAAATCGTTGCCGTCCTCAGCTGAGTCGGCGTTTTCAGGCACAATATCTTGAGAGCTGATTGCAAGCTCGCGTGCGGTGATCGGGCTGACCGGACAACCACACGGGCTAAGAATGTGCGCGGATGGCCCACACGTGACGAGCGCAAGGGTCGGTTCGTCGCAGTAGGGGCAGTTAGTAGTCGATTCGTTCGGACAGTCGGGGCTTTCAAGACCCCGCGAGTTTTCTTCGTACATGGCTTCCGTACCTGAGTTACGGAGGCTATCGCGGATCCGGTGCCCTAACACCGATCCGCTTGCTTTCTGCAATGGATCCATCGGAGCGACAGATCCGCGTGTAGCTTC is a window from the Haladaptatus sp. R4 genome containing:
- a CDS encoding S8 family serine peptidase, with amino-acid sequence MALALVWVLLISCSAPFAGAAASAQTEKTTTTLDTRGTSVADTSAAPIDPALTKASGTVTVVVRMEEANPSVSADRAAAIDTLRTHAERSQRPVLSYAKRHPDSVTVLNRLWITNAVVLRVDKSTVDLKKIAMIDGVTQLHENFELTLPKPVDSSADDTPVGMYGANASDSAESSEYNTTYGLDQINATDVWDAYGTKGTGVKVAVLDTGVDVDHPDIDLYTENESDPTYPGGWAEFDSDGNRVQGSVPHDTDTHGTHTSGTVSGGSASGEYIGVAPNVSLMHGLILPSGSGSFTQVAAGMQWAVEQDADVISMSLGATGYYSQMIDPVRNAEAAGTIVVAAAGNSGEGTSGSPGNVYESFAIGASNENRGIASFSSGEEVDTANDWGSDAPDSWPDSYVVPDVSAPGVDVKSSVPGGGYAEYSGTSMATPHTAGAVALMIAAAGGDLQPSRIRSAFRETATKPESCSPSCSPRDGNDTRYGAGIIDVKAASDLVALESGITGTVTNQSGAPIAGASVSLGNGHSTVTNASGGYTLLEEPGTYDVTVDAFGYQPTTATVDVENETFTDHDVSLSPALGVRLLDGQSDAVEGGDSVTVTAAVRNLDTYTADLTGDYDTANATLLVNGEEHPFGQAIDMDGYSGELNVTVRTKSGTHGSFSLAHTFEGMGDSVEKTTGPTNVFEEFTTIAVVDSDEGYGDQTAAALDASLPANYQVTVVQDENAMDAVGEYDSFVMQDFDPAQLDAQAFVDATNSPSTGVVWLEQWGDASDTVTSRSAAVGDPASTDDEGFGAGNPYFTITKSSPLFEGVGSVGDNVTVHTGSWGDHAWYSGYSGTTVATVGDDDGTKGSAIGVDRQTGTVLASSLGRTSYVGNDDYTEEADLILANAVQYVSTAPAVVVKSGQPRHVNPGEEVQVNLSVNQLRDIEVDLSENSTLSEDDLSLYIDGWGPLPFGLPILERPPETTDDYTITVVPDEDAVGSFSLETTATAGPTRSGLRSEPDRPPSTTRR
- a CDS encoding ZIP family metal transporter, with translation MDLFANLTLVFIAGLITALATGIGALPFFLVREVNDRWNVVLWGLASGIMVSASVFGLISEGLSSANGGSVQGVVIGLLVGVALVVVSDYVISGADVNPKKYEEADFKKLVLILGVLTVHSFPEGVAIGVSFADLGFQGGYHFDGFVIPLLAIFMTAAISIHNIPEGVAISIPLNAMGVGKWRMVWWSVFSSLPQPIGAVIAFYFVRSARGFLPMGFGFAAGAMIYLVLSEFIPEALEVGQSLPGDGHRELVSGLTLGVLLMLPLAFI
- a CDS encoding NosD domain-containing protein, which translates into the protein MKSLQEAVDLAPPGAEIVVGNGTFAEQVDVDTPNVTIRAADGASPVLTAPENATGSVLTVSAPDVTLDGFTVDAGGRTTGLTVDGADDATIDDVTVRNATTGIALDAANGAVVDGNAVRNAAVGIDANAPGASVTDNTVEDVTTGLRFGTANATDVRQNDVSAETGVLVDGADADAVSLRFNDLEATDVAVESTVDETFDARLNYFGDRGPANTTFTGDVAHEPFLTAHPENVNTDSPTKIGVDLDMPATAGNGQATYYTVGIPGPTDQTVGDILGPFDGTVYGYDAGSSQWEQLTDDSSVDALDALLVATTSDARAMLTFQHTQGPPSPPGQATLGEGWNFVAAPQYAGADDAFGVSSGDPSLVQEYATQPNGQLGPRSELTGTYELGSDEPGPNVSAFTGYYVYSESAGTLPTYLTSDPTMQELYDGLNIATDDRGLPISDASVTTMRTVSPEDVTVDSKANAEPLPSLPATFYGTVTVDGEPVPAGTTVTVKVGGEKRGTFTVGENGKLGVASGTAKKLVVAGTKDDAGAPVTFSVDGTTATTDSKVTWHQGQVESVHLSVKSGTSSRTSDDSKASSDEKQQSKERHPLLA
- a CDS encoding aldo/keto reductase; translated protein: MELETVSLGNTGTKVSEIAFGTWRFGHENDEGEVEIDEDRAHELLDAYADAGGNFIDTADMYGNGESERYIGNWLADRDREDFVIASKIYWPTRKDDPNGRGLSRKHLRRQMDLILDRLGTDYVDLLYIHRWDDDTPADEFMRTLDGFVRDGKVNYLGTSTLEPNAWKVVKANEMEYEPFRLAQPRYNLVNRETEPNYIPMCEEYDMGIIPWSPLAGGFLTGKYERDEEPAAGTRGATDQQFRDSYLTEENFDVLDVVEEVADEIGTTPAKVSLAWLLEHDAVTAPIIGARTVEQLDENLAATEVSLTDDQFKRLTDAKSA
- a CDS encoding lamin tail domain-containing protein, which produces MEPTRRTVLAGIGATLAIGGGATQAFGQQDGTPAFKVLNVSATEDTITFYNDSSGSVDLSGWTVDFEYGNDSVDQTGTIPSGTTVGSGGIIKIASGAVSVDDADVVVQPSFDERVIERNRSDVIALLDSNGNEVANSEDDMFGGGSGGSGGGDDTSTTTDETSTTDESTTTTEEDTTTTSEETTTKETTTTSDETTTTDDTDGTTATTTDDGNETTTTSDETSGGSSDTTTSDSSSGSDSDISTSSNDSNSGDTDDC
- a CDS encoding winged helix-turn-helix domain-containing protein; the encoded protein is MERTAASGGSHYGLLGRNGSRKRMTSYESAAFLTSSSNRIRLVKALREEDGETVGALSDTLSMSRSTVHRTLRTFTDYGWIRRVDGAYRLTEAGELVLGAYEELIRTIEWVEEYDEFLTHLGDTEDPFPIHATTYATMVASTKSDPYRTITYLIDVLTTPSIERVRGLTPIMSPLFADAGRQLLDNGARTELVVSEESLRSSMERSTELKPAESIDDFDLHSVAGELPFGVLILDGERVLVCVFDDLGNVRACLDGESTDLIEWATNTYETRREDGHRVEMLPNFER